The genomic segment ACTTTCCTCTACAGGCACATGACTCCGCTCATAGAGGCGGGCTTTGTCTATATCGCGCAGCCGCCGCTCTACAGGCTAAAGAAGGGGAACAGCGAACTCTACGTCTACTCCGACAGGGAACTTGAACAGAAACTCAAGGAGATGGCAAATGCCACTGTCCAGAGATACAAGGGGCTCGGCGAAATGAATCCCGAACAGCTGTGGCTTACAACAATGAATCCTGAAACAAGGGTCCTTAAGCAGGTGACTGTGGAGGATGCGGTGGAGGCGGAAATGCTCTTCACAACGCTGATGGGCGACGCCGTTGAGCCCAGGAGACTGTTCATCGAGAATCATGCGGCAGAGGTTGAAAACCTGGACGTGTAGGTGTTTTAGATGACAGACGGAAGCATTTCACCGGAGCCTGCACCGAACAGGATAATCAACAGGCCGATTGAAATCGAGATGCGGAAGGCTTACATCGATTATGCGATGAGCGTCATTGTGGGAAGGGCACTGCCCGATGTACGGGACGGACTGAAGCCCGTTCACAGGAAAATACTGTTTGGAATGAATGAGCTTGGCGCCAATGCGGGAAGGGCACACAAGAAAAGCGCGAGGATTGTCGGAGAGGTGCTCGGCAAGTATCATCCTCACAGTGACATCGCAATCTACGATGCGCTGGTCAGGATGGCACAGACCTTTTCAATGCGGTACCCTCTCATAGACGGCCAGGGAAACTTCGGCAGCATTGACGGTGATACGGCAGCCGCAATGAGATACACTGAGTGCAGGCTTTCGCGAATTGCGGAAGAAATGCTGCAGGACATAGAGAAGGAAACAGTCAGAATGGTTGACAATTTCGATGCAACGCTCAGGGAGCCGGAGATCCTGCCCTCAAAGTTCCCGAACCTGCTCGTGAACGGGACAAGCGGAATTGCGGTCGGCATGGCGACCAACATGCCTCCGCACAACCTCGGAGAGGTAGTTGACGGAATGAAGCACCTCATAGATAATCCAGAGGCTGATCTTTCGCAGCTGATGCAATTCATCAAGGGACCCGACTTTCCGACCGGTGGCACAGTATACGGTCTCAGCGGACTTGTCGATGCCTACACTTCCGGCAGAGGCAGGATAACAGTCAGGGCAAAGACACATATCGAGGAGGAGGAAGGCAGAAAGAAGATCATCGTGGACGAAATACCGTACCAGGTGAACAAGAGTGCAATGCTCGAGGACATTGCGCGCCTTGTCAAGGAGAAACGTGTCGAGGGCATCTCCGATCTCAGGGACGAATCGGACAGAAGCGGGATGAGAATTGTAATCGAACTGAAGAGGGATGCGATAGAGGACGTTGTTCTGAATCAGCTTTTCACGCACAGCCAGATGGAAGTCACCTTTGGCATAATCAACATCGCACTTGTCAACAATGAGCCCAAGGTGCTTTCGCTAAGGGAGCTCATGCGCAACTTCATCGATTTCCGCAGGGAAATAGTGAGGAAGAGAACGGAATTCGAGCTGAAGCAGGCAAGGGCGAGGATGCACATTGTTGAAGGGCTGATGGTTGCGATAGAGAACATCGACAGGATGATAGACATCATCAGAAAATCAACTTCAGGCGAAGAGGCAAGACTCAGGCTGATGGATGTTTCAGACTGGTCCACAGTCCCGCTGATAAACCGGCCTGAGCAGACTCGGGGATTCAGCCTTTCGGAGGAACAGGCAAAGGCAATACTGGACATGAGACTGCAGAAGCTCACTGGTCTTGAGATGGACGGGGTGCGGACGGAGTACAGCGGTCTGATCGCAAGGATAGAGGATTACACCAGAACGCTGGGCGATGAAACAAGGATACTCACAATCATAAAAACAGAACTGGACGAAATCAAGGAGAAGTACGGTGACAAACGCCTCACTGAAATAAATTCCGAGGGACTTGAGATGACCATAGAGGACCTCATTCCCGACGAGGAGGTTGTTGTCACAGTGACCAGCAGGGGTTACGTGAAACGCGTCCCTCTGGCAACATACGAACAGCAGCACAGAGGGGGCAAGGGTCTTGCCGGCGTGGATACACATGAAGAGGACTACGTTGTGGACATGTTCGTGGCATCAACGCACAATTACATACTGTTCATAACAAACAGGGGCAGGGCCTACTGGCTTAAAACATATGCCATACCCGCAGGATCGCGCCACAGCCCGGGCAGACCGATCGTGAATCTTCTTCCACGCCTCGAGGAAGGCGAGAAGGTTATTGACAACATACCGCTCAAATCGTTCGACGAGGGGCACTATCTGCTGTTCGCCACAAAGAGAGGGAAGGTCAAGAAGACATCACTGATGGCATATTCGCACGTGAGGGCCATGGGAATAATTGCGGTTGGCCTTGAGGAAGGAGACGAAGTTATCGGCACCGTTCTCACGGACGCCAGCCAGGACGTTGTGCTCGCCACAAGGAACGGTTACGTCATCAGGTTCGGAGAGAGAGACGTAAGACCGATGGGAAGACAGGCGGCAGGGGTCAGGGGCATAAGGCTGCGCGAAGGGGACGAGGTGGTGAGCATGGAATGCTCTTCCAGCGAAGGGAATGTGCTTCTCACGGTAACCGAAAACGGATACGGCAAACCGTCGTGGGTGGGCGAATACAGAAAGATGAGACGCGGCGGAAAGGGCGTAATAACAATAAAGACCACCGAGAGAAACGGGAAGGTCGTCGCTGTCAGGGCATTCAATTCCGGTGACGAAGTACTGCTCACATCGGAAAGCGGGATGGTCATACGTGTACCCATAGACGACATAAGGGTCATGGGGAGAAATACGCAGGGGGTGAGCATCATGAAACTCGAAAGCGGCGACAGGGTCACGGCGATGACGCGGCTCGTCGGCTCGGAGATGGAGGAGAGGGTGATGAAGGAAGGGGAGCAGGAGGAGATGATGAAGAAAACGCTTTCCCGGGAGCCTCCGGCAGACACAAAGCCGCTGCCGGACAGCAAACTCATTGAGCCGAAGGAAAAGGAAACGGATGAGTGATTTTAACAAATTAGTGCAGATGCAACTCGTCTGGTAATCTTTATATTGAATGCGCCTGAATTGTTGAAACGGTGCATATTGATTGCTCAGGGATACTGTTTCAGGTCTGGAAAAAATAATCAGGAATGACGTTGAGGCGCCGAAGGTTGTCCTTGTAATCGGGCCGCCCGGCTCGATGAAGACATCCTTCTGCTTTTCAGTAATGTCGAAACATCTTTCCGGAAGCGGCGAAATAGGGCTCTACCTCACGCTTGAGGAGACCACGGAAAGCCATACAAAGAACATGAAGAGTCTGGGAATAGACTTCGGCCGCAACCTGTTCGTTTCCGACTTCACGGATATCAGGGAACTGGAGCTCGTCGGCGACGATGCGGAAATGGACTACATATCACTGATTGAAAGGCTGGTAAAAAACTTCAAGCAGAAGCATGGAAAGGCATTCACGATGCTTACCATTGACTCGCTCGGAGCACTGTACTCACTGATGGAGGACGGCGTTTCCCTCAGGAAGAGCATGTATCACTTTTTCAAGAATCTGAGGGAAATGGGGCTGTTCACGATGCTTATCATGGAAGGGAGCATCGCAGAAGGCAGATTCTATGCGGGAACCGAAGCGTTCCTGAGTGACGGTGTTGTCTATCTGGGCATGGACAGCAACCGGGGCAAGATCACCAGATTCGTCCAGATTGGTAAAATGAGGGCATGCGACCACAGCATGGAGAGGCACGCGCTGGAAATCGGAAGAGGTGGTCTGCAGGTACTCGGACCGCTTCTCGGCAATATGTAGGCTGATGACGCGAAAGTGACGGCATACCGTGACTGAAAAACAGAGACGAAGAGAGTTGTTTGCTTAAACGATAAGCGGATGAAAAGTGCTTAATATAGTCAGTTCGTGTTATGAAACAGAATGAATAAACATATGTGCTTTCGGATCGTTGACTGGACATCCGGCCTGATGCACGCTTGTTTGTTTCCGGAGGAGTGGTAATGGGTTCAAGTGAAACACCTATATGGCAGGTAATCGAAGAAACTGCGACCAAGCTTAAGAAGCAGCACGAAGAGATGAACACCAGGCAGGAGAGTCTGGACAGAAAGGAACAGGAATTGAATTCCAAGCAGGGACTGCTTGATGAGAAGGAAAGAGGTCTCAATGCAAAGGAAAGCAGCCTCAACGAACTGCAGTCCGTGCTGACGGGCAGGGAGAGCAAAATAGCCCAGAAGGAAAATGACATTCATGCAGCAGAGTCGGCTCTGAACACGAAAATAGCGGAAGTGCAGAGCAAGGAAATTGAGCTCAACGGTAAAGAGAAGCTTATGGCATTCAGAGAGCAGAATCTGGAGGCAAAGGCCTCCGAACTGAATACGCTTGAAAAGGATGTAAAGGAGAAGCAGTCTGCATTGAAGGGCAAGGAAGACGAACTGCTGAAGCAGGAGCAGGAACTCAAGCAGATAATCGAGCAGGTGGTTGCGAGGAGACAGTCCATTGTCATGCTTGAGGAGACGCTGAGAAAGGAGCTTCAGAATATGAGACCGGCGGATGCGACACTGCCGAAGGAGCAGGAAGCGCATGTGCGCCAGCAGCAGCCGCAGGCAAGACCTGAACCGGTTCATGCTGCACCGGATACGAAGAAACTTGCCGAAGACGAAATGTACTGCAGCAACTGCAATGCCATCATAAGCAGGGATGCGGTCATCTGCTACTCATGCGGCGCAAAGGTGAACGAGACGGCACAATCCCAGAGTGATCTCGCCGAAGACGAAATGTACTGCAGCAACTGCAATGCCATCATAAGCAGGGATGCGGTCATCTGCTACTCATGCGGACAGCGAGTTACACCACAGGGGGAAAACGCCAATCACGGGACCCAGAACAGTGCAGGTGATGATTCCAGGAAGATCATAAAAAAGAAGATCGCCTGAATGCACTGAATGCATTGCCGAAACAAACCCTTTTAATATCCCCTTTTCCGGTATTTTTAAAAACAGCTGCGTCAAACCAGCACCTGTTTTGGACGCATTTTCGCTCTTTTTTCAGGCAGCGGCAGTTGGGGATTGCTTTGATAATTACAGAAAAGCATTTTTATATCGCACGATAACTCAAATTTTTTAAACTGTTAATCGCGCTTGAAGCGGGTAAAATTATGCAGAGATCCAGAGCAGAACTGATCAGACTTGCGTGCATGTCTGTTGTTGCGCTGTTTGTAATGTCCGCAATGTTCGGAGGAATAGGGAATACCCCTGGAGCGAATGCTGCAAGGCCGGATGCCCTTATATCCTCGCAGCAGGGAGGCAATGTGACCGTCGGAACGGGATACAGCCTCACCAGCTGGAATTTGAGCGGAGGCACCCAGGTAATGCAGGGCAACCTCACGATCAGGGAAGGGGGCGTTGTCAGGCTGTCCAACGAAACAATGATGTTCGACGAGTTTGCATCTAGCGGAACCTACCCGGGAGCATCGATATTCCACATCACTGTAGAGGACGGAGGCAGGCTCATAATGAGCCATTCGACAGTGACGACCAATCTGCAGCTACTCAACGACATACCGGTGCTGGGCGTATTTGAGAGCAACGGAGCATCAATTCTGATGCAGGACAATTCATCCTTTGTTTTCCCCGGGCAGTTTGTCGTATACAGCTCAAACTTCACTATGATTGACTCATCGATAAGCGGTTTCAGTGCATCCCAGTTCAACCCCAACTACATCAACGAGAGTGTTTTCCCGCCCAATGTGTTTGCAAATCCTCCGGTGTCTTCGTTCTATTCCGCGAACGTACTGCTTCAAAATTCAAAGATTTACATGTATTCACTGCACGGGCCATACAATCAGACTACGGTGTTCGTCGAACACTATCCCTTTGCATCTGACAGCGCACAGAAGAACAGCGTGTCTTACAGCCTTGAGGCCTTACCCACTTCGGTATTCAGGCAGGCACCCCTTGCCGATACAACAACCAACCAGAACATATTCAATCTCACGGCATTTGACCAGTCAAACTATGTGGTTCAGGCCGGACATCAGCTTTCGGTGACTAACTTCACGACCGGGGGCCTGAACGAGCCGCTGGGCGCGGTAACGCTTAATGTGGAATACGAAACGAGCGGAGCAACATCAGGGACACCGGCTACAGTCTACTGGGCATACGGAAACACCACGGATCCTGTGCAGCAGGCTTCACTCATCAATACTGCGACCTACTATGCTCCGAATGCCAACAACTATTACACCTCCTCCATAACCCTCCCTGGAGGGCTTACAGAAAATGATCTCAGCAGGATAATTGTCTGGATATACGTTTCATCTGGAACACTGCTTGTCAACAAGCTCTGGTTCCTGATGACTATTAACCAGCCGGCTTACAAGAATATGACAATAGGCGGTGCTTCAAGTTTCACAGCAATTGACAGCTTCATCGACGCGAATTTCATAGACAGCGGAGCATTGCATGATGCTATTTCCGTTGCAGACACTGCTCATGCCTATCTCTATGGCGTCACGGTAAATCAGTCAGTCACCTCCGGATACACCGGCCCGTTCGTGCCGGCCATAGTGGGACAGATTGCGTCGATGACAGCGAAGGCGGCGACTTTTGGACCTTCAAACACAGCAAGTCCGACGGAATTGAATCTGCTTGACTCCAACACATCCACCTACTACAACATAACCGCTGGAAGCGCTATGCAGACCTATGGAATGAATGTTTCAGGAGGCGTTTCGCTCAACACACAACTCAAGTCTGCGACACTATATTTGTATACAAACACGGTAACAGCGCAAGAAGTATTGATAGGCCAAATAGGAGAACCTATTTCTAATTACGTTTCGACAGGCATTACTATAGGAAGCAACGGAATTGGTCAATATTCTGCGAATCTGAATTCCTTGGGCATAACCAATCTAAATGAACTGAAAAACTTGGTTGTCTATATCGACAATAGCGGCGGTGTAACAATAAGCATAAAGGATCTCAGGGTGCAGGCCCAGATTCTGCCCCAGGCATACATTTACAGATTTGCGGATGTCACCGTCCACAATGGACAGGGACTCCCTGTAAACAACAGCAGACTGAGTTTCAAATACAGCAGCAGCACCCCAACAAACGTTTCTGCGGGAACATCCGCAGGATATTATGTGGCACCTCTCAACAACTATCAGATGACGCCGCCTTCATCCGTCCTCTCATATCTTGGAAAAACATCTTCAAACTACAACGTGACCAACTACTTCGGAAATGCTGTAGTGCCGCTGCTTACAGATCTGATAGATTATTCCACATACCCGGACTCGATGTTTGTCGGAAACTATACAATGACTGTCATTTACAATGGAGCTGATTTCGGTTTCTCAATGGCCTTTGAGCCGTTCCCGAATATTACGGCAGCTTCACAGCTTGTCTACTTTAATGTGTCCATTCCTGTCACTGTACCGCTCCCGCTCGTTCTGGTGGGAAAGCCATATGTCACACCGTCATTTGTTTACCAGAACCAGACCGGACAGATTACTTTCAATATCACCGATGACGCTCAGACCGGAATTAATTCCATTACGATAAATGTATCAGACGGAGCGAACGGACAACTCGTTTCGAGCGAAAATGTAGTTACATCATTAAGTCCGTTAGAGACCAAAACAATCACTCTTCCATGGACTTTTTCCGCTGCCGGCAACAATTCAATAAGCGTGAATGCCAACCCGAACAAGACTGTTCCCGAGTCCAGCTATTCCGGAGACTTCAACTCGACACTCTTCTATGTTGAACCCAATTTACCCGAGCTTGTAGTATCATCTTCGGGAATAACGTTCAACCCGAGCCCGGCTTTCAGCGGAAAGGCTGTCGTGATAACTGCCACCATACAGAATACGCTTGGAAGAGCGGGAGTCAAAAATCTGACTGTCGGTTTCTATTACGGTAACCCGCTCAGCGGCGGAACACTGATCGGCACCGGTATCACCAGCGTGTCAGCAGGCGGAACCAACACCACATCAATAAGCTGGATACCGACAACAATAGGCTCAGTGCCAATCTATGTTTACATAGATCCGTCGCAGACAATCGTGCAATACAGCCACGCGGGAAACCTGAATTACAGCGTGTTGCTGATTTACCTCTCTGTCGGGCAGCAGGATCTTGTTATAAATGATTCAAATTCAGGACCGTCACAACCCTTCCAGATCATATCATCAATAAACATGTCATCGAACATAGTGGTGACACAGAGCGGGTACCTGATGGTCTCAAACGGCGGCATCAACTTCATTGAGTCGTACAGCGGAGAATATGCATTCCTTGTGAATCAGACCGGAAGGACCGTAATTGAAAATTCACTGATAACCTCAAACTACCTTGTAAACCTGTACGTCTTCGGCAGTGCACAACTGGTCCTCATCAACTCGGTTCTGGGTCCCAATATCAACGTTGTAACCGGCGGAAGTGCTGCAGTGTGGATTAACAACAGTGCGGTGCAGGGCAGCCTTGTTACAGCAGCTTTCTCGGGTGCTGTCATCAACTCATTCAACAGCGTATTCTCGAATCCCATATCACTCGGTTACAGCGAAGTTGCAAATCTTTACAATATCTCGGCACCCTCGGTCAGCGCACAGTCCGGTGCAGCCGCGTACATATACAGATGGCTGACGGTTGATGTATACGGGCAGTCAGGAACAACAATAGGAGGAGCGCTTGTATCTGTTTACACATTTGCAAACCTCACCGAACCGCACGGTACGCTGTTCTCGCAGGGCTACAGCAACTCAACGGGTGCGGTCGTGTTTGCCGGCCTGTCTGACATAATCAACTCGCACGGAGACACATACAGGGGAGACTATGTTGTAAACACAAGCTATGTGAATGCAGGCACCTGGTATGCTCCAAACGAGACAATATCACTCGCTCACTACTCAATACCGTTGATCCAGCAGAATTCAATGCTGAGAACAGTTCTTTTCATAAAACTGCCTGATCTTGAAATA from the Candidatus Sysuiplasma jiujiangense genome contains:
- a CDS encoding RAD55 family ATPase encodes the protein MLRDTVSGLEKIIRNDVEAPKVVLVIGPPGSMKTSFCFSVMSKHLSGSGEIGLYLTLEETTESHTKNMKSLGIDFGRNLFVSDFTDIRELELVGDDAEMDYISLIERLVKNFKQKHGKAFTMLTIDSLGALYSLMEDGVSLRKSMYHFFKNLREMGLFTMLIMEGSIAEGRFYAGTEAFLSDGVVYLGMDSNRGKITRFVQIGKMRACDHSMERHALEIGRGGLQVLGPLLGNM
- the gyrA gene encoding DNA gyrase subunit A encodes the protein MTDGSISPEPAPNRIINRPIEIEMRKAYIDYAMSVIVGRALPDVRDGLKPVHRKILFGMNELGANAGRAHKKSARIVGEVLGKYHPHSDIAIYDALVRMAQTFSMRYPLIDGQGNFGSIDGDTAAAMRYTECRLSRIAEEMLQDIEKETVRMVDNFDATLREPEILPSKFPNLLVNGTSGIAVGMATNMPPHNLGEVVDGMKHLIDNPEADLSQLMQFIKGPDFPTGGTVYGLSGLVDAYTSGRGRITVRAKTHIEEEEGRKKIIVDEIPYQVNKSAMLEDIARLVKEKRVEGISDLRDESDRSGMRIVIELKRDAIEDVVLNQLFTHSQMEVTFGIINIALVNNEPKVLSLRELMRNFIDFRREIVRKRTEFELKQARARMHIVEGLMVAIENIDRMIDIIRKSTSGEEARLRLMDVSDWSTVPLINRPEQTRGFSLSEEQAKAILDMRLQKLTGLEMDGVRTEYSGLIARIEDYTRTLGDETRILTIIKTELDEIKEKYGDKRLTEINSEGLEMTIEDLIPDEEVVVTVTSRGYVKRVPLATYEQQHRGGKGLAGVDTHEEDYVVDMFVASTHNYILFITNRGRAYWLKTYAIPAGSRHSPGRPIVNLLPRLEEGEKVIDNIPLKSFDEGHYLLFATKRGKVKKTSLMAYSHVRAMGIIAVGLEEGDEVIGTVLTDASQDVVLATRNGYVIRFGERDVRPMGRQAAGVRGIRLREGDEVVSMECSSSEGNVLLTVTENGYGKPSWVGEYRKMRRGGKGVITIKTTERNGKVVAVRAFNSGDEVLLTSESGMVIRVPIDDIRVMGRNTQGVSIMKLESGDRVTAMTRLVGSEMEERVMKEGEQEEMMKKTLSREPPADTKPLPDSKLIEPKEKETDE
- a CDS encoding zinc ribbon domain-containing protein, with protein sequence MGSSETPIWQVIEETATKLKKQHEEMNTRQESLDRKEQELNSKQGLLDEKERGLNAKESSLNELQSVLTGRESKIAQKENDIHAAESALNTKIAEVQSKEIELNGKEKLMAFREQNLEAKASELNTLEKDVKEKQSALKGKEDELLKQEQELKQIIEQVVARRQSIVMLEETLRKELQNMRPADATLPKEQEAHVRQQQPQARPEPVHAAPDTKKLAEDEMYCSNCNAIISRDAVICYSCGAKVNETAQSQSDLAEDEMYCSNCNAIISRDAVICYSCGQRVTPQGENANHGTQNSAGDDSRKIIKKKIA